Proteins from a single region of Butyrivibrio fibrisolvens:
- the hisS gene encoding histidine--tRNA ligase codes for MALIKKPVTGMRDVLPAEMQLRDYVIGVIKETYAKYGFTGIETPCVESLANLNSKQGGDNEKLIFKIMKRGEKLRLAEAKEENDLTDSGLRYDLTVPLVRFYANHANELPSPFKALQMGYVWRADRPQKGRYRQFMQCDIDILGEPSNLAEIELILATTSTLGKLGFKGFQIRINDRRILKDMAAYAGFSEESYDSVFITVDKMDKIGLEGVEAELIENGYTKESVEKYLGLFKGLEVNKGIEGLKFLAETLGDFLEEDARLNLEEIISSVDANKAAEFEMVFDPTLVRGMSYYTGTIFEIAMPQYGGSCGGGGRYDKMVGKFLGQDTPACGFSIGFERIIMIMMDEGFKIPGASDKTAYLIEKGIKGEMLSDILGQAQEARKNGEQILVVRMNKNKKFQKQALEEQGYTNFKEFYKNPLN; via the coding sequence ATGGCTCTTATCAAAAAGCCCGTAACTGGAATGAGAGACGTACTCCCTGCAGAAATGCAGCTTCGTGACTACGTAATAGGTGTTATAAAGGAAACATATGCTAAGTATGGTTTTACAGGAATCGAGACACCATGCGTAGAATCACTTGCAAATCTTAATTCCAAGCAGGGCGGAGACAACGAAAAGCTTATATTCAAGATCATGAAGAGAGGCGAGAAGCTTCGCCTCGCAGAAGCAAAAGAGGAGAACGACCTTACAGATTCAGGTCTTCGTTATGATCTTACAGTACCGCTTGTTCGTTTTTATGCTAATCATGCCAATGAACTTCCATCTCCTTTTAAGGCACTGCAGATGGGATATGTATGGAGAGCAGATCGTCCTCAGAAGGGAAGATACCGCCAGTTCATGCAGTGTGATATAGATATTCTTGGTGAGCCTTCTAATCTCGCAGAGATAGAGCTTATCCTTGCTACAACATCAACTCTTGGAAAGCTTGGATTCAAAGGATTCCAGATCCGTATCAACGATAGAAGAATCCTTAAGGATATGGCTGCATACGCAGGCTTTTCTGAAGAGTCTTATGATTCTGTATTTATTACAGTTGATAAGATGGATAAGATTGGCCTTGAAGGCGTAGAAGCTGAGCTTATAGAGAATGGATATACTAAAGAGTCAGTAGAAAAGTATCTTGGACTTTTCAAAGGACTTGAAGTTAATAAAGGCATTGAAGGCCTTAAATTCCTTGCAGAAACTCTCGGAGATTTCCTTGAAGAGGATGCAAGACTTAATCTTGAAGAAATCATTTCAAGCGTAGATGCCAACAAGGCAGCAGAGTTTGAGATGGTATTTGATCCTACACTTGTTCGCGGAATGAGCTACTATACCGGAACTATATTTGAGATTGCTATGCCACAGTATGGCGGAAGCTGCGGTGGCGGCGGACGTTATGACAAGATGGTAGGCAAGTTCCTTGGTCAGGATACACCTGCCTGCGGATTCTCAATCGGATTTGAGAGAATCATCATGATCATGATGGATGAAGGATTCAAGATCCCTGGCGCATCTGATAAGACAGCATACCTTATCGAAAAAGGTATCAAGGGCGAGATGCTTTCAGACATCCTTGGACAGGCTCAGGAAGCTCGTAAGAACGGCGAGCAGATCCTTGTTGTTCGCATGAACAAGAACAAGAAATTCCAGAAGCAGGCACTCGAAGAGCAGGGCTATACTAACTTCAAGGAATTCTACAAGAATCCATTAAACTAA
- a CDS encoding 4'-phosphopantetheinyl transferase superfamily protein — protein MSNMKTYYSNINNFKDSTQEMAGAGFEVRYASFLERISDERKEHLMRFKNEDDRLRSMAGTLILTYIINNIHKDDIKESSILESNDAIFLLEGVKENDFSDLTNPIFPLNITSEESGKPYLIDAPDIRFSISHSGLYAAVVVTDSSECDRIGIDIQAKDRKDILKIAKRFYTEFENDLIARAESDLEKEDIFYQIWSVKEAFIKCNGKGLSYGISNFNADIERELITDLEGNVLATLKKQPCPDGYVCYVCTQ, from the coding sequence ATGAGTAATATGAAAACTTACTATTCAAATATTAACAATTTTAAAGATAGCACGCAAGAGATGGCGGGTGCAGGGTTTGAAGTGCGTTATGCTTCGTTCCTTGAACGTATAAGCGATGAACGAAAAGAGCACCTTATGCGTTTTAAGAACGAAGATGACAGGCTTCGCAGTATGGCAGGCACTTTGATTCTTACTTATATCATAAATAATATTCATAAAGACGACATTAAAGAAAGCTCTATCCTAGAATCAAACGATGCGATATTCCTTTTAGAAGGTGTCAAAGAAAACGACTTTTCTGATTTAACTAATCCTATATTTCCACTAAATATCACATCTGAAGAATCTGGAAAGCCGTATCTTATTGATGCTCCTGATATTCGCTTTTCTATATCACATTCAGGTTTGTATGCTGCTGTGGTTGTAACTGATTCTTCAGAATGCGATCGCATTGGTATTGATATTCAGGCAAAAGACAGGAAAGATATCTTAAAGATAGCGAAGCGCTTTTATACTGAGTTTGAGAATGATCTGATAGCACGTGCCGAAAGTGATCTTGAAAAAGAGGATATTTTTTACCAGATATGGTCTGTTAAAGAGGCTTTTATAAAGTGTAATGGGAAGGGATTGTCTTACGGTATATCGAATTTTAATGCTGATATAGAGAGGGAACTGATAACTGATCTTGAAGGCAACGTTCTGGCAACTCTAAAAAAGCAGCCGTGCCCCGATGGATATGTATGCTATGTATGCACACAATAA
- a CDS encoding hemolysin family protein has protein sequence MQLTKGSIIELVVLLILLVLSSFFSGAESAFSTVNRIAIKSLTDEDNTRAKRAGVVLYILDNYQKFLSTILLGNNIVNLSASALMTVVITNLFGSAMVGVGTGILTVLILIFGEITPKSAATAQSQKTCLRYAYIIRFLMVIFTPLVVIVDALAGVVLGALHIDRDARKAITEKELRTYVDASHEDGVIESEEKEMIINVFDFGDTVAKDVMIPRIDMSCVSADADYDEVKSVFHKDMYTRIPVYEDNQDNIIGLINIKDIFFVKDKDNFHVKNYLRKAYYTYEFKKTADLMEEMRAKAYNVAFVLSEYGTTVGMITLEDLLEEIVGEIRDEYDQDEALQIRDLGDGKYLIEGAMKLDDINNALHTDFESEDYDSIGGLMIGQLDRLPYNREVVKLENGITLAVRGIQQHRIMKVLMTLPPELRHEEKDESKDSEVEDSVDMSLKESE, from the coding sequence ATGCAATTAACCAAGGGGTCTATTATAGAACTGGTAGTACTTTTGATATTACTGGTATTGTCCTCGTTTTTTTCAGGAGCGGAATCCGCTTTTTCCACAGTTAACAGAATAGCGATCAAGTCACTTACTGATGAAGATAATACAAGAGCCAAAAGAGCCGGAGTAGTGCTCTACATCCTTGATAATTATCAGAAATTCCTCTCAACCATACTGCTTGGTAATAATATCGTCAACCTCTCAGCTTCAGCACTCATGACAGTTGTTATAACCAATCTTTTTGGCAGTGCAATGGTTGGTGTTGGAACAGGAATCCTTACAGTACTCATCCTTATATTTGGCGAAATAACGCCAAAATCTGCAGCAACAGCTCAGTCACAGAAGACCTGTCTTAGATACGCATATATAATAAGATTTTTGATGGTAATATTCACACCGCTGGTAGTGATCGTAGATGCGCTGGCAGGTGTTGTACTTGGCGCACTCCACATCGACAGGGATGCCCGCAAAGCCATAACTGAGAAGGAACTCAGAACCTATGTTGACGCAAGCCACGAAGACGGCGTTATAGAATCCGAAGAAAAAGAGATGATAATCAACGTGTTCGATTTTGGCGATACAGTGGCTAAAGACGTCATGATCCCCAGAATCGATATGTCCTGCGTATCAGCTGATGCTGACTACGACGAAGTCAAATCAGTATTTCACAAGGATATGTATACACGAATTCCCGTTTATGAAGATAATCAGGATAATATCATAGGACTTATCAATATCAAGGATATTTTCTTTGTAAAAGATAAAGACAATTTCCACGTTAAAAACTATCTTAGAAAAGCCTATTACACCTATGAATTCAAGAAAACAGCAGACCTCATGGAAGAGATGCGTGCCAAGGCCTACAACGTAGCATTCGTCCTTTCTGAATACGGTACAACAGTTGGTATGATCACACTTGAAGACCTTCTCGAAGAGATCGTAGGTGAAATTCGAGATGAATATGACCAGGATGAGGCTCTCCAGATAAGAGACCTTGGTGATGGCAAATATCTTATCGAAGGCGCCATGAAACTTGATGATATCAACAACGCCCTTCATACCGACTTTGAAAGTGAAGATTACGACTCTATCGGCGGTCTTATGATAGGCCAATTAGACAGACTCCCCTATAACCGTGAAGTAGTTAAGCTTGAAAACGGAATCACCCTTGCTGTAAGAGGAATCCAGCAGCACAGGATCATGAAGGTACTCATGACACTCCCTCCGGAACTACGCCATGAAGAAAAAGATGAGTCAAAAGATTCAGAGGTTGAAGATTCCGTAGATATGTCTCTTAAAGAGTCTGAATAA
- a CDS encoding DUF4317 domain-containing protein: protein MNKAEIVEIKKQFSPDKCTIDRICGCYVDHEKNKLMIDKRAFGSIPEEEMYKYLDIFKHTLTGTIGKNLIPLEFPMDQEEEGGTQNFLLALRDTHLEDDSLVDEFYDRVIANYVNAENYYIILVHAVYDIPGVTSDHIENDDASTDVYDYILCSICPVKLSKAGLGYNETDNRIEDRFRDWVVDAPTKGMLFPAFIDRNTDIHNMLYFTKKPEDLQPEFITALFGGRPPMSAPDQKDTFNAIITDTIGEEGSYDTLRTLHENLEQMVEDHAEDQTPLTIGKEDLRSLLQDAGVPERNMENFNKNYENCIGESEDYPLLASNIVNNKKFQIQTPDVEIKVNPDRTDLVETRIIDGRQCIVIKVDDHVEVNGINVRTIFND, encoded by the coding sequence ATGAATAAAGCTGAAATAGTAGAAATAAAGAAACAATTTTCACCCGACAAATGTACTATTGATAGAATCTGCGGATGCTATGTTGATCATGAGAAGAATAAACTTATGATAGATAAGCGTGCTTTTGGTTCTATTCCTGAAGAAGAGATGTACAAGTATCTTGATATCTTCAAGCACACTCTTACAGGTACTATAGGTAAGAACCTTATTCCGCTTGAGTTCCCTATGGATCAGGAAGAAGAAGGTGGTACTCAGAATTTCCTTCTTGCTCTTCGTGATACACATCTTGAAGATGATTCTCTTGTTGATGAATTCTATGACAGGGTAATTGCTAATTATGTAAACGCTGAGAACTACTACATCATTCTGGTTCATGCCGTTTATGATATTCCCGGAGTTACAAGTGATCATATAGAAAATGATGATGCATCTACTGATGTTTATGATTATATTCTGTGCAGTATCTGCCCTGTTAAGCTGTCTAAGGCTGGTCTTGGATATAATGAGACAGATAATCGTATTGAAGACAGATTCAGAGACTGGGTTGTAGATGCACCTACAAAGGGTATGCTCTTCCCTGCTTTTATTGATAGAAATACTGATATTCACAACATGCTCTATTTTACCAAGAAGCCTGAAGATCTGCAGCCTGAATTCATTACTGCATTATTTGGAGGAAGACCTCCTATGTCAGCGCCTGATCAGAAGGATACCTTTAATGCTATCATTACTGATACTATCGGAGAAGAAGGAAGCTATGATACTCTTAGGACTCTCCACGAGAATCTTGAACAGATGGTTGAGGATCATGCAGAGGACCAGACTCCTCTGACTATTGGAAAAGAAGATCTTAGAAGCCTTCTCCAGGATGCAGGTGTTCCTGAACGCAACATGGAGAACTTTAATAAAAACTATGAGAACTGTATTGGTGAAAGCGAGGACTATCCTCTTCTTGCAAGCAATATTGTTAATAACAAGAAATTCCAGATACAGACTCCTGATGTTGAGATCAAGGTTAATCCTGACAGAACTGATCTTGTTGAGACAAGGATCATTGATGGTAGACAGTGTATCGTAATTAAGGTTGATGATCATGTTGAGGTTAATGGTATCAATGTAAGAACTATTTTTAATGATTGA
- a CDS encoding GNAT family N-acetyltransferase — MIREIHIDDIPDILPLYISYYNEVEDCCWTDNTAGRRIHQVLSMEDSYGLIYEKDDQVVGFAMGFFKQYDDIIGYTLEEIVISKEYQNQGLGSVLLNELEQHVKERGASCVELHAVNDEMHEHYYDKAGYYTANNFVMKSKWFE, encoded by the coding sequence ATGATACGTGAAATCCATATAGATGATATACCAGACATTTTGCCATTGTACATCTCTTATTACAACGAAGTAGAAGACTGCTGCTGGACAGATAATACTGCAGGAAGAAGAATTCATCAGGTATTATCGATGGAAGATTCATATGGTTTGATATATGAGAAGGACGATCAGGTAGTTGGATTTGCGATGGGATTTTTCAAGCAATATGATGACATTATTGGCTATACACTGGAAGAGATAGTGATATCAAAGGAATACCAGAACCAGGGACTTGGTAGTGTCCTTTTGAATGAATTAGAACAACACGTCAAAGAAAGAGGAGCATCTTGTGTCGAATTACATGCTGTGAATGATGAAATGCATGAACATTACTATGACAAAGCTGGCTATTATACAGCTAATAATTTCGTGATGAAGTCAAAATGGTTTGAGTAA
- the scfA gene encoding six-cysteine ranthipeptide SCIFF: MKHVKTLATRNLKESMKKGGCGECQTSCQSACKTSCTVGNQSCEQLAKN; the protein is encoded by the coding sequence ATGAAGCACGTTAAGACACTTGCTACAAGAAATCTTAAAGAGTCTATGAAAAAGGGCGGATGTGGCGAATGCCAGACATCTTGTCAGTCTGCTTGCAAGACATCTTGCACAGTTGGAAATCAGAGCTGTGAGCAGCTTGCAAAGAACTAA
- the scfB gene encoding thioether cross-link-forming SCIFF peptide maturase, which produces MVHIFKNNGYNIVLDVNSGSVHVVDEIVYDLIPSVEEILTGMFGTAQIPENEEDSEISKELLRKVTDAVVAKGTSYPESEVEEAVEEILSLRQAGLLYTDDIYENYVEEFKTRDTVIKALCLNIAHDCNLRCKYCFADEGEYHGRKAMMTFEVGKAALDFLVKNSGDRHNLEVDFFGGEPLMNWEVVKQIVEYGRSIEKEAGKNFRFTITTNGTLLTKEILDYCNKEMGNIVLSIDGRKEVNDKMRPNAAGHGMYDMIVPKYLEVAKSRHQLRYFVRGTFTHNNLDFAEDVKHLADLGFKQISMEPVVAKPEDWYAIKEEDLPQLKEEYDKLAKIYLQYRKEGKGFNFFHFNIDLSGGPCVAKRLSGCGSGCEYVGVTPWGDIYPCHQFVGNEDFIMGNVFEGIKRTDIQQQFKESNVYSRPECQKCFARYYCSGGCSANAYNFNGNINTVYKEGCELQRKRIECAIMIKAALAEEAEVKNAG; this is translated from the coding sequence ATGGTTCATATATTTAAGAATAATGGTTATAACATCGTATTAGACGTGAACAGTGGCAGCGTTCATGTTGTAGATGAAATAGTTTATGATCTCATTCCTTCAGTGGAAGAGATCCTTACAGGAATGTTTGGTACTGCACAGATTCCTGAAAATGAAGAAGATAGTGAGATAAGTAAAGAGCTTTTAAGAAAAGTTACAGATGCAGTTGTTGCTAAAGGAACATCTTATCCTGAAAGTGAAGTAGAAGAAGCAGTTGAAGAAATCTTATCATTACGTCAGGCTGGTCTCTTGTATACAGATGATATATATGAGAATTATGTAGAAGAGTTCAAGACCAGAGATACAGTTATTAAGGCGTTGTGTTTGAATATAGCGCATGATTGCAATCTTCGTTGCAAATATTGTTTTGCAGATGAAGGTGAGTATCATGGACGCAAAGCCATGATGACTTTTGAAGTTGGTAAGGCAGCACTTGATTTCCTTGTTAAGAACTCAGGCGATCGTCATAACCTTGAAGTTGACTTCTTTGGTGGCGAGCCTTTAATGAACTGGGAAGTTGTTAAGCAGATAGTTGAGTATGGTCGTAGCATTGAGAAAGAGGCTGGTAAGAATTTCCGCTTTACGATTACGACTAATGGTACTCTTCTTACAAAAGAGATACTTGATTATTGCAATAAAGAAATGGGCAATATAGTCCTTTCAATTGACGGACGTAAGGAAGTCAATGACAAGATGAGACCTAATGCAGCTGGTCATGGAATGTATGATATGATCGTTCCTAAATATCTTGAAGTTGCAAAGTCAAGACATCAGCTCAGATATTTTGTAAGGGGTACATTTACTCATAACAATCTTGATTTTGCTGAAGATGTTAAGCACCTTGCAGATCTTGGCTTCAAGCAGATATCAATGGAGCCTGTAGTTGCAAAGCCGGAAGACTGGTATGCAATCAAGGAAGAAGATCTTCCACAGCTTAAGGAAGAATACGATAAGCTTGCAAAGATTTACCTTCAGTATAGAAAAGAAGGTAAAGGATTCAACTTCTTCCACTTCAATATAGATCTTTCAGGCGGCCCTTGCGTTGCAAAGCGTCTTTCAGGATGCGGAAGCGGATGTGAGTATGTAGGCGTTACTCCTTGGGGAGATATTTATCCATGTCATCAGTTTGTAGGTAACGAAGACTTTATTATGGGTAATGTCTTTGAAGGAATCAAGCGTACAGACATTCAGCAGCAGTTCAAGGAGAGTAATGTATACTCAAGACCTGAATGCCAGAAGTGTTTTGCTAGATACTATTGTAGCGGTGGATGCAGCGCCAACGCATACAATTTCAATGGTAATATCAACACCGTCTATAAAGAAGGTTGTGAACTACAACGTAAGCGCATTGAATGTGCGATTATGATAAAAGCGGCACTTGCTGAAGAAGCAGAAGTTAAGAATGCTGGTTAA